A section of the Maylandia zebra isolate NMK-2024a linkage group LG8, Mzebra_GT3a, whole genome shotgun sequence genome encodes:
- the LOC112431366 gene encoding uncharacterized protein LOC112431366: protein MSASGDGPQNNQDGQQVNPRMLANGDQEPANGFLNRLYRALHDYCCYLDELIASVLAQYDNYLYGDEDDDDDDDDDDDDDDDDDDDDDNDDDDNDNDDDDNDDDNDGGDGDGNDDDDDDDDDDDDVQNIHVRDNNANGDNDEQHGDAVVVIIFNVGGIENEEAFEGRMDVRQYIPEEDPQPGVSRKRSRERDEEDLGANKRMRWSDNDSEVFEDAHEELEHETGGSRKRSREDFEQEEEYLPVCKLQRCSIESTSSNED, encoded by the exons ATGAGTGCAAGTGGAGACGGACCACAAAATAACCAAGACG GCCAACAGGTTAACCCACGAATGTTGGCAAATGGAGATCAGGAACCTGCTAATGGCTTCCTGAACCGTCTGTATCGCGCTCTCCATGATTATTGTTGCTATCTAGATGAGCTAATAGCTTCAGTACTGGCACAATATGACAATTACCTTTACGGGGACGAAgacgatgacgacgacgacgacgatgacgacgacgatgacgatgacgacgacgacgacgacgacaacGACGATGACGACAACGACAACGACGATGACGACAACGATGACGACAATGACGGCGGCGACGGCGACGGCAACGATGACGATgacgatgacgacgacgacgacgacgatgTTCAAAATATTCATGTGAGGGACAATAATGCCAATGGTGACAACGATGAACAGCACGGGGATGCTGTGGTTGTGATCATTTTCAATGTTGGTGGCATTGAAAATGAGGAGGCATTTGAAGGCCGCATGGATGTTCGCCAGTACATCCCAGAAGAGGACCCTCAGCCAGGTGTTTCCAGGAAGAGGTCTAGAGAGAGGGATGAAGAAGATTTAGGAGCAAACAAAAGAATGAGATGGAGCGATAATGACTCTGAAGTATTTGAAGATGCGCACGAAGAGCTTGAACACGAAACTGGAGGCTCGAGGAAGCGTTCCCGAGAGGATTTTGAGCAAGAAGAGGAATACTTGCCCGTGTGCAAACTTCAGAGGTGTTCAATTGAGTCGACCAGCAGCAATGAAGACTAA